A window from Aliamphritea hakodatensis encodes these proteins:
- a CDS encoding carbon-nitrogen hydrolase family protein, with amino-acid sequence MAELTIERYSGAALQRFIPAVAALRIEVFRAFPYLYAGSEAYEAEYLQTYVDSPGAVVVIARDGKQVVGASTGLPLAAECEAFRRPFDAAGYPVDNIFYCAESVLLPSYRGQGIGVAFFDQRIAHARDIGAFDWLTFCAVQRPEDHPLRPADYQPLDSFWQKRGFTQAEGLTTEFSWQDIDQAEETAKLMQFWMRKMPAGDTLRMTIRSVQIATAQYDIGYFESFEAYRQKVIRWVEEARENGAQLLVFPEYACMELTSLFAEPLRQNISDQLVAYQDLHDDFCQLYAELAVQHQVYIQPGTFPVADEAGTGYLNRAYLFGPQGEIGYQDKQIMTRFEDEHWQISPGNTLKVFDLPFAKVGINICFDSEFPLLARQQVEAGAELILVPSCTDTMAGYYRVQTGCRARALENQCYVVQAATLGEAEWSPAVDENHGAAAVYTPIDRGFPDDGILSIGPVDEPQWVYAELDFDRLAAVRKDGQVLNHRDWDKQLLKKFIV; translated from the coding sequence ATGGCAGAACTGACCATAGAGCGGTACAGCGGCGCTGCGTTGCAACGGTTCATTCCGGCAGTTGCAGCCCTGCGCATAGAAGTCTTCCGGGCGTTTCCTTATCTTTATGCCGGCAGTGAAGCCTATGAAGCGGAATATCTGCAAACCTATGTGGACAGCCCCGGCGCTGTGGTGGTGATCGCCCGGGACGGTAAACAGGTCGTCGGCGCATCCACCGGCCTGCCACTGGCGGCCGAATGTGAAGCCTTTCGCCGGCCTTTCGACGCGGCCGGTTACCCGGTGGATAACATCTTTTACTGTGCCGAATCCGTTTTGTTGCCGTCATACCGGGGGCAAGGTATCGGCGTGGCTTTTTTTGATCAGCGGATCGCCCATGCCCGGGATATCGGCGCTTTTGACTGGCTGACCTTCTGTGCGGTACAACGGCCGGAGGATCATCCTTTACGCCCGGCAGATTACCAGCCGCTCGACAGCTTCTGGCAGAAACGTGGCTTCACTCAGGCTGAAGGGCTGACCACTGAATTCAGCTGGCAGGATATTGATCAGGCGGAAGAAACCGCCAAGCTTATGCAGTTCTGGATGCGGAAAATGCCCGCAGGAGATACCTTACGAATGACAATACGTTCAGTTCAAATCGCTACCGCGCAGTACGATATCGGTTATTTTGAAAGCTTTGAGGCCTACCGTCAGAAAGTGATTCGCTGGGTGGAAGAGGCGCGGGAAAACGGTGCTCAGCTGCTGGTGTTTCCTGAATATGCCTGTATGGAACTGACCTCTCTGTTCGCTGAGCCGCTGCGGCAGAACATCAGCGATCAGCTAGTAGCCTATCAGGATCTTCATGATGATTTCTGCCAACTGTATGCGGAACTGGCTGTACAGCATCAGGTGTATATTCAGCCGGGTACATTTCCGGTGGCGGATGAAGCGGGAACCGGGTATCTGAACCGGGCATACCTGTTTGGCCCGCAAGGTGAAATTGGCTATCAGGATAAGCAGATCATGACCCGCTTTGAAGATGAACACTGGCAGATTTCACCGGGTAATACGCTGAAGGTGTTCGACCTGCCGTTTGCAAAGGTGGGAATTAATATTTGTTTCGACAGTGAATTCCCGTTACTGGCCCGCCAGCAGGTAGAGGCCGGTGCTGAGCTGATTCTGGTGCCTTCCTGTACCGATACCATGGCGGGGTATTACCGGGTGCAGACCGGTTGCCGGGCTCGGGCGCTGGAGAATCAGTGCTATGTCGTACAGGCAGCGACACTGGGCGAAGCAGAGTGGTCCCCGGCGGTGGACGAAAATCACGGTGCGGCAGCGGTATACACCCCGATTGACCGGGGATTCCCCGATGACGGTATTCTCAGCATTGGCCCGGTAGATGAGCCACAGTGGGTCTATGCAGAGTTGGATTTTGACCGGCTGGCCGCGGTGCGTAAGGATGGCCAGGTGCTTAACCACCGGGACTGGGATAAGCAGTTACTGAAGAAATTTATAGTTTAA
- a CDS encoding type II toxin-antitoxin system RelE/ParE family toxin: MIRSFKHKGLQIFFETGITRGIQPRHAKKLRMQLAAIDTAQVIEDIDLPGYRLHPLKGTRKGIWSVTVNGNWRLTFKFEDGHAFILNYEGC, translated from the coding sequence ATGATAAGATCATTTAAGCACAAGGGATTGCAGATCTTTTTCGAAACCGGTATCACACGTGGCATTCAACCACGGCATGCTAAAAAATTAAGGATGCAACTTGCTGCAATAGATACCGCTCAGGTTATCGAAGATATTGATCTTCCGGGTTACCGGCTCCATCCTCTTAAGGGAACCAGAAAAGGAATCTGGTCTGTGACGGTTAACGGTAACTGGCGTCTGACTTTTAAGTTTGAAGACGGTCATGCCTTTATTCTGAACTATGAAGGTTGTTAA
- a CDS encoding MFS transporter — MNRILSSPWFVVAAAAIILAVNMGIRQTTGIMLPEISLDLNLPRAELSFGFAIQNLLWGAVAPFAGLLAERYGLFRVMSVGALLYAAGMVLAALASSGWMFFAGNALLIGVGVGATTYPLALAAVGKRFAEHNRTFALGVASAGGSLGQFLYAFALGQIDAAFNWSEIFLIFASSIILIVLFSRALLPPAQADTSAAAPAAQPVDWRSIGAAFKVRDYQLLNLGFFVCGFHIAFLSVHMSGIVAYCGLPASVASESIALIGLANVAGVILAGWAGDRWHKPWLLSLIYWLRACLIMLLLVVPASETLFYLFSVIMGVLWLSTVPLTSGTVARIFGPKNLASLFGFVMFSHQIGAFFGSWWGGLIFDATGSYDLALIISAALGLFAAFIHLPITPARLQQYRPAT; from the coding sequence ATGAACCGGATTCTCTCCAGCCCCTGGTTTGTAGTTGCTGCAGCAGCAATCATACTGGCCGTTAACATGGGTATTCGCCAGACCACCGGCATCATGCTGCCGGAAATCAGTCTGGATCTTAACCTGCCCCGGGCAGAACTCTCTTTTGGCTTTGCCATACAAAATCTGCTCTGGGGTGCCGTTGCCCCCTTCGCCGGATTACTGGCAGAACGCTACGGCCTGTTCCGCGTTATGTCGGTTGGCGCCCTGCTCTATGCCGCCGGTATGGTACTGGCAGCGCTGGCCAGCAGCGGCTGGATGTTCTTCGCGGGCAATGCCTTGCTGATCGGGGTCGGCGTGGGAGCCACGACTTACCCGTTAGCCCTGGCTGCAGTGGGTAAACGCTTTGCCGAGCATAACCGTACCTTTGCACTGGGCGTCGCCAGTGCCGGCGGTTCGCTGGGGCAGTTTCTCTACGCCTTTGCGCTGGGACAGATAGATGCCGCCTTCAACTGGTCGGAAATTTTTCTGATCTTTGCCAGCAGTATCATACTGATCGTATTGTTTTCCCGGGCCCTGTTACCGCCTGCACAGGCAGACACATCCGCCGCCGCGCCCGCTGCTCAGCCGGTTGACTGGCGCAGTATCGGAGCAGCTTTTAAAGTACGGGATTATCAGCTACTGAATCTTGGCTTCTTTGTCTGCGGCTTTCACATTGCATTCTTGTCGGTACATATGTCGGGAATCGTAGCCTATTGCGGCCTGCCTGCATCAGTTGCTTCTGAATCCATTGCGCTGATCGGGCTGGCAAACGTGGCCGGCGTCATTCTGGCGGGCTGGGCAGGTGACCGCTGGCATAAACCCTGGTTACTGTCACTGATCTACTGGTTAAGGGCCTGTCTGATCATGTTGCTGTTAGTGGTGCCGGCCAGTGAAACTCTGTTCTATCTGTTCTCCGTGATCATGGGCGTGTTGTGGTTATCAACGGTGCCACTGACCAGCGGCACGGTAGCGAGGATCTTTGGTCCGAAAAATCTCGCCTCCCTGTTTGGCTTTGTGATGTTCAGCCATCAGATCGGCGCTTTTTTCGGCAGTTGGTGGGGCGGGCTTATTTTTGATGCAACAGGCTCATACGATCTGGCGCTGATCATCAGTGCTGCACTGGGATTATTTGCTGCGTTTATACACCTGCCAATCACCCCCGCACGTTTGCAGCAGTACCGGCCGGCGACCTGA
- a CDS encoding VOC family protein encodes MLHIENVNHIGIRIRDKSRSVSFYEQLGFQFMTDTGFDEGHPVVMRHPSGVVLNLLGAPQISGDCNILMDLPEKYTGITHIALTVNSLSDARQFMKTSNIAVTGSFEIPHMEAIFIRDPDGNVIELDDFVDNQTTGTDGFDQHV; translated from the coding sequence ATGCTGCACATTGAAAACGTTAATCATATTGGTATCCGCATCCGCGACAAGTCCCGCTCGGTCAGCTTTTATGAACAGCTGGGATTCCAGTTCATGACCGACACCGGCTTTGATGAAGGCCATCCGGTCGTGATGCGTCACCCCAGCGGCGTAGTACTCAACCTGCTGGGGGCACCGCAAATCAGTGGTGACTGTAATATCCTGATGGACCTGCCGGAGAAATATACCGGGATTACCCACATCGCCCTGACCGTCAATTCCCTCAGCGACGCCCGGCAATTCATGAAAACCAGTAACATTGCCGTTACCGGCAGTTTTGAGATCCCCCATATGGAAGCAATTTTCATCCGTGATCCGGACGGCAATGTGATAGAACTGGATGATTTCGTCGATAATCAGACAACCGGTACTGACGGTTTCGACCAGCACGTATAA
- a CDS encoding ATP-binding cassette domain-containing protein: protein MSGLKINAVCMTFDLPDGSAVEALKNINLELKKGELMSVLGPSGCGKSTLLNILAGFLAPTSGHVILSHDDAPDTEVLGPGRERGMVFQQGALFEWMSVRENIGFGPRMKGTDETTINARVDELLEIVGLHAFGEKMIYELSGGMQQRVALARCLANDPDVILMDEPLGALDALTREKMQSLVLDIWKKTGKTIILITHSVEEALLLGERLLVMAPRPGRIHKEYQLPFAELGARADLREVKKHPDFAVKREEILGMIWDMEEEIMGRKEA from the coding sequence ATGTCAGGATTAAAAATAAATGCCGTCTGCATGACCTTCGATCTGCCAGATGGCAGCGCCGTTGAAGCGCTTAAGAACATCAATCTGGAGTTGAAAAAAGGTGAGCTGATGTCCGTTCTGGGGCCATCCGGCTGCGGCAAAAGTACCTTGCTCAATATTCTTGCGGGCTTTCTGGCCCCGACTTCCGGGCATGTCATCCTCAGCCACGACGATGCCCCTGATACCGAAGTGCTCGGCCCCGGCCGGGAACGGGGCATGGTTTTCCAGCAGGGCGCCCTGTTCGAATGGATGAGTGTCCGGGAGAACATCGGTTTTGGCCCACGGATGAAAGGCACCGATGAAACCACGATTAACGCCAGAGTCGACGAGCTGCTGGAAATCGTCGGCCTGCATGCCTTTGGCGAAAAAATGATTTATGAACTCTCAGGCGGTATGCAGCAGCGGGTCGCGCTGGCCCGCTGCCTGGCTAACGACCCGGACGTCATCCTGATGGACGAACCCCTCGGTGCACTGGATGCCCTGACCCGGGAAAAAATGCAAAGCCTGGTACTGGATATCTGGAAGAAAACCGGCAAGACCATCATCCTCATCACCCACTCGGTGGAAGAAGCCCTTTTACTGGGTGAACGCCTGCTGGTAATGGCGCCGCGTCCGGGCCGTATTCATAAAGAATATCAGCTACCCTTCGCAGAACTGGGCGCCCGCGCCGATCTGCGTGAGGTCAAGAAGCATCCTGATTTTGCCGTTAAGCGTGAAGAAATTCTCGGCATGATCTGGGATATGGAAGAAGAAATCATGGGCCGTAAGGAGGCTTAA
- a CDS encoding glycosyltransferase family 9 protein encodes MKNVAVFVPNRDQFGNITTQIPMLYALQKQHPEVYITVYTRSGNSQVLVDAGVADDLINYQGWNFLKVLKSLNRGGYDAVFNVYSGSERIHLAVLASRVPDKYAFSDSGLIHKLSLYTQHMLVDKGQQYIAINNLELANVALGTDFDTTIIKELGRGVSGEKTCLTLVPGGGAGAFKVWPVEKYCEAAKQIFDDADNIRRIGVVLGPQEAQKAGQIGELLAGYPYDIIVSPPVRELIDLANVSALTLSNDCGPCHIFQMMKVPMIMIWGWQMNPDQCRSPYHTLTDWYQNSDDSWCVFPTESEKKIATISVERVTSLSLMQLARNTLTVQP; translated from the coding sequence ATGAAAAACGTTGCGGTATTTGTGCCTAATCGTGATCAGTTTGGCAATATCACCACGCAGATCCCCATGCTGTATGCACTACAGAAGCAGCACCCGGAGGTGTATATAACGGTGTATACCCGGTCCGGGAACAGTCAGGTGCTAGTGGATGCCGGTGTTGCTGATGATCTGATTAACTATCAGGGCTGGAATTTTCTTAAGGTACTCAAAAGTCTGAACCGCGGGGGCTACGACGCGGTATTCAATGTGTATTCCGGCTCAGAGAGAATCCACCTGGCAGTACTGGCTTCCCGGGTGCCGGATAAATATGCATTCAGTGATTCAGGCCTCATCCATAAACTCAGCCTTTATACGCAACACATGCTGGTAGATAAGGGCCAGCAATATATCGCGATCAATAATCTTGAACTCGCTAATGTGGCATTAGGCACTGACTTTGATACCACCATCATTAAAGAGTTAGGCAGGGGCGTTTCCGGAGAGAAAACCTGCCTTACCCTGGTGCCGGGGGGCGGTGCCGGGGCGTTTAAAGTCTGGCCGGTTGAAAAGTACTGTGAGGCGGCGAAACAAATCTTTGATGACGCGGATAACATCCGCAGGATTGGCGTTGTATTAGGCCCGCAGGAGGCTCAGAAAGCCGGACAGATCGGGGAGCTGTTGGCGGGTTATCCTTACGACATCATTGTGTCTCCGCCGGTGCGCGAATTAATTGATCTGGCGAACGTTTCGGCACTGACGCTCTCAAATGACTGCGGCCCGTGTCATATTTTCCAGATGATGAAGGTGCCGATGATCATGATCTGGGGATGGCAAATGAACCCGGATCAGTGCCGGTCGCCTTACCATACCCTCACAGACTGGTATCAGAACAGTGATGATTCCTGGTGCGTATTCCCGACAGAATCAGAAAAAAAGATTGCCACTATTTCGGTTGAGCGTGTGACTTCGTTGTCATTAATGCAACTGGCAAGAAACACGCTGACGGTTCAGCCTTAA
- a CDS encoding phosphate/phosphite/phosphonate ABC transporter substrate-binding protein produces the protein MTLIASLPWYDLSTSHPQLDDFWRTARACLASHLQEGSDLLPRQLDRTTPLESQWQSPDLLISQCCGPDLFTPHAGELIPVARPVFSDLDCQPGNYFSHIVTAASPRSGKRLVVNSPSSRSGCNALLEWFAAQGWQADQYLISGSHEASLQLIRDGLADYAAIDAHSWNLLSQADTDNGIVIIDRSSEAPAPPYVTHRHGKVSAEQLCAALSQAAARHGGSLGITGILPTGIDEYRSMRIPAATGWRCSAPLADHPAVQTDDNLPWQISCS, from the coding sequence GTGACACTGATCGCCAGCCTGCCCTGGTATGACCTGAGCACCAGCCACCCGCAGCTAGATGATTTCTGGCGAACGGCCCGTGCCTGTCTGGCCAGTCACCTGCAGGAAGGCAGCGACCTGTTACCGCGGCAGCTGGACCGGACAACCCCGCTGGAAAGCCAGTGGCAAAGCCCGGACCTGCTGATCAGCCAGTGCTGCGGCCCGGACCTGTTTACCCCGCATGCCGGTGAACTGATTCCCGTTGCCCGGCCGGTATTCAGCGATCTTGACTGCCAGCCGGGCAATTATTTCAGCCATATCGTCACGGCTGCCTCACCCCGGTCGGGGAAACGTCTGGTGGTCAATTCACCCAGCTCCCGTTCCGGCTGTAACGCTTTGCTGGAGTGGTTTGCTGCACAGGGCTGGCAGGCGGACCAGTATCTGATCAGCGGTTCCCATGAAGCCAGCCTGCAGCTGATCCGCGACGGTCTGGCAGACTATGCCGCCATCGACGCCCATTCATGGAACCTGCTCAGTCAGGCGGATACCGACAACGGCATTGTCATTATTGACCGCAGCAGCGAAGCGCCGGCACCGCCTTATGTGACCCACAGGCACGGCAAAGTATCTGCTGAACAACTGTGCGCCGCGCTGAGTCAGGCTGCGGCCCGGCATGGCGGATCACTGGGCATCACCGGTATTCTGCCGACCGGTATCGACGAGTATCGCAGTATGCGCATTCCGGCGGCGACCGGCTGGCGCTGCAGCGCCCCCCTTGCTGACCATCCTGCCGTGCAAACGGACGACAACCTGCCCTGGCAGATTTCCTGCTCCTGA
- a CDS encoding ketosteroid isomerase-related protein — translation MQTQALIEAYYAAFNRGDMDAFLALLTDDVRHGINQGGTEVGKEAFARFMDKMNAHYKEQLTDIVVMVSADGSRAAAEFVVHGEYLSTDEGLPAANGQTYVLPAGAFFEIREGKVDRISNYYNLEDWIAQVNL, via the coding sequence ATGCAGACTCAGGCACTGATCGAAGCCTATTATGCGGCGTTTAACCGCGGTGATATGGATGCGTTTCTGGCGTTACTGACCGACGACGTACGGCATGGCATTAATCAGGGTGGCACTGAAGTGGGCAAAGAAGCCTTTGCCCGTTTTATGGATAAAATGAACGCCCATTACAAAGAGCAACTGACCGATATAGTTGTCATGGTATCCGCCGATGGCAGCCGGGCCGCTGCTGAGTTTGTGGTACACGGGGAGTACCTGAGTACGGACGAAGGTTTACCGGCTGCCAACGGACAGACGTATGTATTGCCTGCCGGGGCATTCTTTGAAATCAGAGAGGGTAAAGTCGACCGCATCAGCAATTATTATAATCTGGAAGACTGGATTGCCCAGGTGAACCTGTAA
- a CDS encoding LysR substrate-binding domain-containing protein: MNTAPIKAIHYFCVAARHMSFKAAAEELSVTPGAVSQQVKVLERWLGAALFERGTRVIRLTRMGEDYFKRVGHQLNELLGVSHSISRQSGRRQVKLALPPGFAQQCFAPALAAFFRRYPQLELQTNVSVLPEALSGESNELAVRHLSAPAPGLVCEKLQDVCLMPVCSAEYLATHPGLQAKQQQVAEGNNRYQPADVSTDSCLIYNQQQPDWHKVYPLLGINPDRERAYHCNTSVNVLDAVRHHVGIGLLESSLIERELASGELRGLLASPLPASRHMYVVYSDQVLLSDEALIVKDWLLDTFGQYPQV, from the coding sequence ATGAATACTGCGCCGATTAAAGCCATTCATTACTTCTGTGTGGCTGCCCGCCACATGAGTTTTAAAGCGGCGGCTGAAGAGTTGTCGGTTACTCCCGGCGCGGTCAGCCAGCAGGTGAAGGTGCTGGAGCGCTGGCTGGGGGCTGCGCTGTTTGAACGTGGCACCCGGGTGATTCGTCTGACCCGCATGGGGGAAGATTATTTCAAGCGGGTTGGTCACCAGCTGAATGAATTACTGGGGGTCAGCCATTCTATATCCCGTCAGTCCGGGCGGCGGCAGGTAAAGCTGGCATTACCGCCGGGGTTTGCTCAGCAGTGTTTTGCGCCGGCGTTAGCGGCGTTTTTCAGGCGTTATCCCCAGTTGGAGCTGCAAACCAATGTCTCTGTATTACCGGAGGCGCTCAGTGGTGAAAGTAATGAACTGGCGGTACGGCACCTGAGTGCGCCGGCCCCCGGACTGGTCTGTGAAAAATTACAGGACGTATGTCTGATGCCGGTGTGTTCGGCTGAATATCTGGCAACTCATCCCGGGCTGCAGGCAAAGCAGCAGCAAGTTGCAGAAGGGAATAACCGTTATCAGCCGGCTGATGTCAGCACTGACAGTTGCCTTATTTATAACCAGCAACAACCGGACTGGCATAAAGTGTACCCGTTACTGGGCATTAACCCGGACCGGGAACGGGCATACCACTGTAATACCAGCGTCAATGTACTGGATGCCGTGCGACATCATGTGGGCATTGGCCTGCTGGAAAGTTCGCTGATTGAACGGGAGCTTGCCAGTGGAGAACTGAGGGGCCTGTTAGCCAGTCCATTGCCTGCCAGCCGGCATATGTACGTGGTATACAGCGATCAGGTGCTGCTCAGCGATGAAGCGCTTATCGTGAAAGACTGGTTACTGGACACTTTTGGCCAGTATCCGCAGGTCTGA
- a CDS encoding ABC transporter permease has protein sequence MWQEFLALSADTLSLAVGIAIIFSLYVGISGFCYMAFSLVSQFRPQHADFTSRKTVTFGDESAVTANRVASVLAVITIFLIWGVFTGSKIVPLHVPGPYSGNTSFTYTAENANGETALATVHVQVKDADTPAQNFNLNTAQGFANDDQLIVPVSRSKLLKAQKNDQGGDQPGYKVTHVDSQPISPGATLNVDHGTVRMTAKGSLSFTPDPGWQMEAIWLPAPEAVVEKIISIAVEGYQNVSLAQNVGWSMTRVVIGFLLGCLFGIPLGFAMGLNGWLRGWFDPIVEFMRPVPPLALIPLVIIWFGIWEQGKISLLFLASLWIMTIAARAGVSGVNITKVHAAYSLGASKRQVLAKVILPNSLPEIFTGARVAMGVCWGTVVAAELVAAEKGAGKMIIAASKFQQTDIVIMGIVIIGIIGYSIEILMRKAEDRLVPWKGKS, from the coding sequence ATGTGGCAGGAATTTCTCGCACTCAGCGCCGACACCCTGTCTCTGGCGGTCGGCATCGCAATCATCTTCTCCCTGTATGTGGGGATCAGCGGCTTCTGTTACATGGCGTTCAGCCTGGTCTCGCAGTTCCGCCCGCAACATGCAGATTTCACCAGCCGAAAAACCGTCACCTTCGGGGATGAAAGTGCCGTCACCGCCAACCGGGTCGCCTCGGTACTGGCCGTGATTACCATCTTCCTGATCTGGGGTGTATTTACCGGTTCAAAAATTGTGCCCCTGCATGTGCCCGGCCCGTACAGCGGCAATACCAGCTTCACCTACACAGCAGAAAATGCCAACGGCGAAACCGCGCTGGCCACTGTGCATGTACAGGTTAAAGACGCCGACACCCCGGCACAGAACTTCAACCTGAACACGGCGCAGGGATTCGCTAACGATGATCAGCTCATCGTACCGGTCTCCCGTAGTAAATTGCTTAAGGCGCAGAAAAATGATCAGGGCGGTGATCAGCCGGGTTACAAAGTCACCCATGTGGACAGCCAGCCGATCAGCCCCGGTGCCACACTGAATGTGGATCACGGCACCGTAAGGATGACCGCCAAGGGCAGTCTGTCGTTCACACCGGATCCGGGCTGGCAGATGGAAGCCATCTGGCTGCCTGCGCCGGAAGCCGTGGTTGAAAAAATCATCAGCATCGCGGTAGAAGGCTATCAGAATGTATCGCTGGCCCAGAACGTTGGCTGGTCGATGACCCGGGTGGTGATTGGCTTCCTGCTGGGCTGCCTGTTTGGCATTCCGCTGGGCTTCGCCATGGGCCTGAACGGCTGGCTGCGCGGCTGGTTCGACCCGATCGTTGAATTCATGCGCCCGGTGCCGCCACTGGCACTGATCCCGCTGGTTATTATCTGGTTCGGTATCTGGGAACAGGGCAAGATCAGCCTGCTCTTCCTCGCCTCCCTGTGGATCATGACGATTGCCGCCCGGGCCGGGGTATCCGGGGTGAATATCACCAAGGTACACGCCGCTTATTCACTGGGAGCATCCAAGCGTCAGGTACTGGCCAAAGTCATACTGCCAAACTCGTTACCGGAAATTTTCACCGGCGCCCGTGTCGCCATGGGGGTTTGCTGGGGCACTGTAGTCGCTGCTGAGCTGGTCGCCGCCGAGAAAGGCGCCGGTAAGATGATCATCGCCGCATCTAAGTTCCAGCAGACAGACATCGTCATCATGGGCATCGTGATCATCGGCATCATCGGTTACAGCATCGAAATCCTGATGCGTAAAGCCGAAGACCGTCTGGTGCCATGGAAAGGTAAGAGCTAA
- a CDS encoding LysR substrate-binding domain-containing protein, protein MRALPPLNALRVFEAAGKQLSFTQAAHVLNVTQGAVSRQIKQLEDYLGVPLFIRLHHRLELTDAGRQLLSKLEQSFNLMEGAVQELRDPNQRQKLNILVPPTYATRWLAPRLSDFHHRFRELELSVQDQANDQIIFDCQIRFGQTARPQHYSELLVLEQHIAVCAPQLLEQARHLEQENHNLLHILHQGKRLPVWDNWLQAAGLLDRIDPARGMEFSTLDQVINAVKGGAGFAIIDKQMISHELADGSLIQFSDTEVSGPAGYWLDIVNDRQGLAKVIHFTDWLREATLTIS, encoded by the coding sequence ATGCGCGCACTTCCTCCCCTGAATGCCCTGCGGGTATTCGAAGCAGCAGGTAAACAGCTTAGCTTTACTCAGGCGGCCCACGTTCTCAACGTGACGCAGGGAGCCGTCAGCCGGCAGATAAAACAGCTTGAGGATTATCTGGGGGTGCCATTGTTTATTCGCCTGCATCACCGTCTGGAACTCACCGACGCCGGCCGCCAGTTACTGAGCAAACTGGAACAGTCATTCAACCTGATGGAAGGTGCAGTACAGGAACTGCGTGACCCGAACCAGCGGCAAAAACTGAATATACTGGTGCCCCCCACCTACGCCACCCGCTGGCTGGCCCCCCGGCTGAGCGATTTCCATCACCGGTTTCGGGAACTGGAACTGTCGGTGCAGGATCAGGCTAACGATCAGATCATCTTTGACTGCCAGATCCGCTTTGGCCAGACCGCCCGTCCGCAGCATTACAGTGAGCTGCTGGTGCTGGAGCAGCATATTGCGGTGTGTGCACCGCAACTGCTGGAACAGGCCCGGCATCTGGAGCAGGAAAATCATAACCTGCTGCATATTCTGCATCAGGGTAAGCGTTTACCGGTGTGGGATAACTGGCTGCAGGCCGCCGGTTTACTGGACCGGATTGACCCTGCCCGGGGCATGGAATTCAGCACGCTGGATCAGGTCATCAATGCTGTTAAAGGCGGCGCAGGCTTTGCCATCATCGACAAACAGATGATCAGCCACGAACTGGCCGATGGCAGCCTGATTCAGTTCAGCGATACCGAAGTCTCCGGCCCCGCCGGTTACTGGCTGGATATCGTCAATGACCGGCAGGGGCTGGCTAAAGTGATTCATTTTACCGACTGGCTCAGGGAAGCAACGCTGACTATTTCGTAA
- a CDS encoding HigA family addiction module antitoxin, giving the protein MIMHNPPHPGSFIYATYMEPYGISCRNLAQHLDVAASTLNRVLKGNSGISPEMALRLSKTLGRSPQSWLEMQHNFDLWQASTQVRLERVQKLDLSAV; this is encoded by the coding sequence ATGATTATGCATAACCCACCACATCCCGGCAGTTTTATTTATGCTACTTATATGGAACCGTATGGCATCAGTTGCCGGAATCTTGCTCAGCATCTGGATGTGGCAGCATCAACCCTGAACCGTGTTCTGAAAGGTAACAGCGGTATCAGTCCTGAAATGGCTTTACGGCTCAGTAAAACCCTTGGCCGCTCTCCGCAAAGCTGGCTGGAAATGCAACATAACTTTGATCTCTGGCAGGCGAGTACACAGGTTCGGCTGGAACGGGTACAAAAACTGGACTTGTCCGCTGTCTGA